The DNA window TCAAGGGCCTGGGCGTGGTGGGCCAGCAGCCGCTGTTGCAGCCCGGGCAGGCCTTTGAATACACCAGCGGTTGCCGACTTCGCACCGCCACGGGCACCATGCGCGGGAGCTTTCATTTCGTGACAGAAGAAGGCACCCCTTTCGAGGTGCCCGTGGAGCGCTTCTACCTGGATGCCTCGGACAGCGCCAAGCCCCACGTATTGCACTGATTTCCACGTTTCCCATGGAATTCCTCCCTGTCTGGCCGCTACCGGTCAACACCCTGTTTTTTTTCGGTTTTTTGCTTTTTTGCGGCTCGCTGGGTGGATATGTGGCCCACCGCTGGCCCTGGCTGCCCAGTATCACGGGGTTCATGGTGGTGGGGCTGTTCGCTGGCCCCAACGTATTGGGACTGATCAGCCCCGAGGCGCTGGCGCAATCGCGCATCGTTGTGGATGTCGCGCTGGCGCTGATTCTGTACCGGCTGGGTCTTTCGTTGGACGTCAAGCGCTTCATCA is part of the Simplicispira sp. 125 genome and encodes:
- the apaG gene encoding Co2+/Mg2+ efflux protein ApaG → MPKPTIDVHVRPEYLAEQSDPDACEYHFAYTIEIANPGGTPAQLISRHWIITDALGHVEEVKGLGVVGQQPLLQPGQAFEYTSGCRLRTATGTMRGSFHFVTEEGTPFEVPVERFYLDASDSAKPHVLH